In a genomic window of Mercenaria mercenaria strain notata chromosome 19, MADL_Memer_1, whole genome shotgun sequence:
- the LOC123551180 gene encoding plasminogen-like yields the protein MAGLHILIGAMAYLGCLVRCYDMNLVSPMPCRTDRTTRCPPGQFCTEDIRGNLLCFPGARILECYEVGFGRLYQGFQNRTVSGITCQRWDSDEPHSRSNIHANKFPDNTIGDAENYCRDPHDDGRPWCYTTDPNNRWDYCDIPQCSNKNCYKKGYAKLYQGYTSVTKGNLTCQRWDTQAPHEHTYDNPDTYPDPSIADANNYCRNPSNSESPWCYTTGSTRWDYCDIEPCKYDYCYDGEPWTYQGQVSKTESGVECQRWDTTAPHDHNFGNQPSKFSDASVSDAANYCRDPTQVESRLWCYTTDPNQRWDWCNVKKCDDI from the exons ATGGCAGGATTACACATATTGATCGGAGCtatg GCTTATCTAGGGTGTCTTGTTAGATGTTACGATATGAACCTGGTATCCCCCATGCCTTGTCGGACCGACAGAACTACG CGCTGCCCTCCTGGACAATTCTGCACCGAAGACATCCGTGGCAACCTCCTCTGCTTTCCTGGAG CTAGAATCTTAGAATGTTATGAAGTGGGATTTGGACGTTTATATCAGGGGTTCCAAAACAGGACGGTTTCCGGTATTACATGTCAGAGGTGGGACTCGGACGAACCACATAGCCGATCGAATATACACGCAAATAAATTTCCAGATAATACGATCGGGGATGCGGAGAACTACTGTCGAGACCCACACGACGACGGCAGACCCTGGTGCTACACAACCGATCCCAATAACCGATGGGATTACTGCGATATACCACAAT GttcaaataaaaactgttacaaGAAAGGATATGCTAAGCTCTATCAAGGGTACACAAGTGTTACAAAGGGGAATTTGACCTGTCAGCGCTGGGATACACAAGCACCGCATGAGCACACATATGACAACCCAGATACATACCCTGATCCTTCGATTGCTGATGCAAATAACTACTGCCGTAACCCTTCAAATTCAGAGTCACCATGGTGTTATACAACCGGAAGTACACGTTGGGACTATTGTGACATTGAACCAT GCAAATACGACTATTGTTATGACGGCGAACCTTGGACGTATCAAGGTCAGGTCTCAAAAACTGAGAGCGGTGTAGAGTGCCAGAGATGGGATACCACAGCTCCACACGACCACAATTTCGGAAACCAACCCTCGAAGTTTTCGGATGCATCAGTGAGTGATGCCGCAAACTACTGTCGGGATCCTACCCAGGTTGAAAGTAGGCTATGGTGTTACACAACAGACCCCAACCAAAGATGGGACTGGTGTAACGTAAAGAAATGCgatgatatataa